The following proteins are co-located in the Osmia lignaria lignaria isolate PbOS001 chromosome 12, iyOsmLign1, whole genome shotgun sequence genome:
- the gpp gene encoding DOT1 like histone lysine methyltransferase grappa isoform X3, producing the protein MELRLHSPAGAEPIVYQWPLTSGSGSDRHDGALDVVETMRWVCEDLPDLKLPLENNILCDYDTRNYESMKNLCDRFNRAIDSLVQLEKGTSLPSQRLNKRPSRGLLRHILQQTYNQAVVEPDKLNQYEPFSPEVYGETSYELVCQMIDQIDVTEDDVFVDLGSGVGQVVLQMAAATLCKICVGVERADVPSRYAQSMEVNFRKWLNWYGKRCGEYRLVKGDFLADEHRESITGATIVFVNNFAFGPTVDHQLKERFADLRDGARIVSSKSFCPLNFRITDRNLSDIGTIMHVSEMSPLKGSVSWTGKPVSYYLHVIDRTKLERYFHRLKNNKQGGDENSDSVINNTASNSNKITNRNERGDRAKRDLSRQLDSPNHSEQQGTNSDSDLDENNIKNRRQPNKIRRKLNRKTNGITRPPTRGRQRGRGVKKSKPKKAINISGLDLLHSQTLLSTSPQALGKKPPPAPGCVDQQLSSLSLSLQSHSTSVHEELSIPPAPSATPYALQILLDLYRDQFMLMLESMRTPSYRVSVNTDIAKERERNSKLQSRAAQLEKQIKVLIDDSVALLKARMTELGINATSPGDLLAKAKEIVLRHKQLQAKASKLQAQVASMESEQSRLTAIRHQELQEKYTSLTNTNGISNPPQPLTQDYILKEISATLSQRKRLHCQVSKLEHELNVLERASNEKQVAAIAQQQREAANTKHSQNQHHHQQQNGKSGSSRKNREGRSRSQEWPDVPDIGKIQENNPEILAQKILETGRQIEAGRILNRQNTNASNNSRTRLPQASLSFSTTPSSISSSQLQANNKETSRTQEPPRVANFEDRLKSIITSVLNEDQQNRNKQQQMQLQVQLQNQTESDRKRIALPQNVSTPDYTQVSPAKLALRRHLSQERLSSHLTPSDRSTIDSRQSSHDNRIVTGGNGLLGTRTIGDLVSGEIERTLEISNQSIINAAVDMSAMIRPETVYSPISRPASAEGDAGLSTLAHVASYAPTSSAVSTCTPTTTSRSSVLFTPVTQPQRYTPVQLPRADIKPYHESYFSDNPQSLAQAHPPPSLHSSQAVSNGELLPVEGLAASLHARILNNHNTKTEPMLSTSRRFQPYPRYATSSNSNGSTTANGIVTAICQSQPSVSVKTEAVVSSVSTSGAPLSPLVEPHSNTSTPLVDEPQMTTQRQRNGIGDDGNASECTYPSSEICFLNWL; encoded by the exons ATGGAGCTGCGCCTGCATTCGCCAGCCGGAGCAGAACCGATCGTCTATCAATGGCCCCTTACCTCCGGATCCGGATCT gATCGACACGATGGTGCACTTGATGTTGTCGAAACAATGCGGTGGGTTTGTGAGGATTTACCAGATTTGAAGCTACCATTGGAGAACAATATTTTGTGTGATTATGACACTAGAAATTATGAAAGTATGAAAAATTTATGCGACAGATTCAATAGAGCAATCGATAGTTTAGTTCAATTG GAAAAAGGTACTAGTTTACCATCTCAGAGGCTGAATAAGAGACCCAGTAGAGGTTTATTAAGGCATATACTTCAACAGACATATAATCAAGCAGTGGTGGAACCAGATAAATTAAATCAGTATGAACCCTTTTCACCAGAAGTGTACGGCGAAACAAGTTATGAGCTAGTATGTCAAATGATTGATCAGATTGATGTAACAGAAGACGATGTATTTGTTGATTTGGGATCTGGAGTTGGTCAGGTGGTTCTTCAAATGGCAGCAGCAACTTTGTGCAAAATTTGCGTTGGCGTTGAGAGAGCTGATGTACCTTCGAGATATGCACAG AGTATGGAAGTAAACTTTCGTAAATGGTTGAATTGGTATGGAAAAAGATGCGGCGAATATCGTTTGGTAAAAGGCGATTTTTTAGCTGACGAACATCGTGAAAGCATTACTGGAGCTACAATAGTATTTGTCAATAATTTTGCATTCGGTCCGACGGTGGATCATCAGCTGAAAGAGCGGTTTGCCGACTTGAGAGACGGTGCACGTATTGTTTCGTCAAAATCATTTTGTCCCCTCAATTTTCGCATAACGGATAGGAATCTTAGCG ataTTGGTACAATAATGCACGTCTCAGAAATGTCGCCGCTAAAGGGTTCTGTATCTTGGACTGGTAAACCAGTGTCTTATTATTTACACGTAATTGATCGTACCAAGTTAGAACGTTATTTCCaccgtttaaaaaataataaacaaggTGGCGATGAAAACTCTGATTCTGTGATAAATAACACTGCCAGCAATAGTAATAAGATAACAAATAGGAACGAGAGAGGTGATAGAGCTAAACGAGATCTGTCAAGGCAGTTAGATAGCCCGAACCATTCTGAACAACAAGGAACGAATAGTGATTCAGATTTAGAcgagaataatattaaaaatcgtCGGCAACCAAATAAAATTCGTAGGAAGTTAAATAGGAAAACGAATGGTATTACGAGGCCTCCGACTAGAGGCAGACAGAGGGGAAGAGGTGTGAAGAAATCTAAACCGAAGAAAGCGATTAATATTTCTGGTTTAGATTTGTTGCATAGTCAAACGTTACTTAGCACATCTCCTCAAGCTTTGGGAAAGAAACCTCCACCCGCGCCTGGTTGTGTGGATCAACAGCTGTCTTCGTTGTCACTTTCTTTACAATCACATTCCACCTCTGTGCATGAAGAACTTAGTATACCACCTGCTCCGTCCGCTACTCCATATGCTTTACAAATACTTTTGGACTTGTATAG GGACCAATTCATGCTCATGTTAGAATCAATGAGAACTCCTTCGTACAGAGTATCAGTCAATACTGATATtgcaaaagaaagagaaagaaattccAAATTACAATCAAGAGCGGCTCAATTAGAGAAACAAATAAAGGTACTAATTGATGATAGCGTAGCGCTTTTAAAGGCACGAATGACCGAGTTAGGTATAAATGCAACATCGCCGGGTGATTTACTTGCGAAAGCTAAGGAAATAGTTCTTAGACATAAACAGTTGCAAGCTAAAGCAAGTAAGCTACAGGCACAAGTTGCGTCTATGGAAAGTGAACAGTCAAGATTGACTGCGATTAGGCACCAGGAACTACAAGAGAAATATACCAGTCTTACAAATACAAACGGTATATCGAATCCACCGCAACCGCTTACTCAAGATTACATCTTGAAAGAAATCTCCGCGACGTTGTCTCAACGCAAAAGATTGCATTGTcaa GTATCCAAATTGGAACATGAACTGAATGTATTAGAAAGAGCGAGCAACGAGAAACAAGTTGCTGCAATTGCTCAACAACAACGAGAAGCGGCGAACACGAAACATTCGCAAAATCAACACCATCATCAGCAACAAAACGGCAAGAGCGGTTCGTCGCGGAAAAATAGAGAGGGTCGCTCTAGATCGCAAGAGTGGCCCGATGTTCCCGATATCGGAAAAATACAGGAAAACAATCCAGAAATATTGGCACAAAAGATTTTAGAAACAGGAAGGCAAATAGAAGCTGGTCGAATACTGAACAGACAGAACACTAACGCTAGTAACAATTCGAGAACTAGACTGCCTCAAGCTTCTCTCAGTTTTTCTACCACCCCGTCGTCCATCTCATCTTCACAATTGCAAGCGAATAATAAAGAAACAAGTAGAACTCAGGAACCTCCTAGAGTTGCAAATTTTGAAGATAGGTTAAAGAGTATTATTACAAGCGTGTTGAACGAGGATCAACAAAATAGAAATAAGCAACAACAAATGCAGCTACAGGTGCAATTACAAAATCAGACTGAATCAGATAGGAAGCGTATTGCATTGCCACAGAATGTTTCTACTCCTGATTATACACAG GTTTCGCCTGCAAAATTAGCACTTCGCCGTCACCTTTCTCAAGAACGTCTTTCTTCTCACTTAACGCCGTCTGATAGGTCAACAATCGACTCCAGGCAGTCGAGTCACGACAATCGTATTGTAACAGGGGGAAACGGATTGCTTGGTACTAGAACAATTGGTGATTTGGTCAGTGGTGAAATAGAGAGGACACTAGAAATATCTAATCAATCTATAATAAATGCAGCTGTTGATATGAGCGCAATGATAAGGCCGGAGACTGTATATTCTCCCATTAGTAGACCAGCTAGCGCGGAGGGTGATGCTGGTTTATCGACTCTCGCGCATGTTGCGAGTTACGCTCCAACTTCCTCAGCGGTTTCGACGTGTACTCCTACTACTACTTCAAGATCATCCGTGTTGTTCACTCCGGTTACACAACCACAAAG aTACACACCAGTTCAATTACCTCGCGCAGACATCAAGCCTTATCACGAGTCGTATTTCTCTGACAATCCTCAGTCGCTTGCGCAAGCTCATCCTCCACCGTCATTGCATTCATCACAAGCTGTATCGAACGGCGAACTTTTACCAGTAGAAGGCTTAGCTGCATCTTTACACGCCCGTATATTAAATAATCACAATACGAAAACCGAGCCAATGCTTTCTACAAGTAGAAG ATTTCAACCGTATCCTCGGTATGCAACCAGCAGTAACAGTAATGGCAGTACAACGGCAAATGGTATCGTAACAGCCATTTGCCAATCGCAACCTTCAGTGTCAGTAAAGACAGAAGCAGTTGTATCGTCAGTAAGCACAAGCGGAGCACCGTTAAGTCCTCTTGTAGAACCGCATTCAAATACGTCTACACCATTAGTTGACGAACCCCAAATGACAACGCAGAGACAACGAAACGGTATCGGTGACGACG GAAATGCTTCGGAATGTACATATCCAAGTTCTGAAATATGCTTCCTGAACTGGCTGTAA